A part of Methanomassiliicoccales archaeon genomic DNA contains:
- a CDS encoding TIGR00269 family protein — protein sequence MVKCNKCLSEAVTYIRYNGTHLCHKHFNEYVVGRVKKEIRSQLTISGPVKIAVGISGGKDSAVALELIFKILGERRDVKIEAITVDEGIAGYRPRTILMAKAQTSRLNVPHHIVTFREVVGADLDEIVGMGEKRMACSYCGVFRRRCLNIKAREIGASFLATGHNLDDTAQSILMNFMRGDVERLARMGPHIKVQPGLIPRLEPLRSVPEGETMLFAMINDLEHADDVCPYAGSALRNEFREIIDSMESRHPGTRHSIVASYDSVRTCLTEKYPQPSLRMCSCGEPTCNVKCMACEMLDKLNKGRGL from the coding sequence GTGGTCAAGTGCAACAAGTGCCTCTCCGAGGCGGTCACGTACATCAGATATAATGGCACCCACCTTTGCCATAAACATTTTAATGAATATGTCGTGGGGCGGGTAAAGAAGGAAATACGGTCCCAGCTGACGATATCTGGACCAGTCAAGATCGCCGTAGGCATCTCTGGCGGAAAGGACAGCGCTGTGGCCCTTGAGCTAATTTTTAAAATATTGGGCGAGAGAAGGGATGTAAAAATTGAGGCAATCACCGTTGACGAGGGGATTGCAGGGTATAGGCCAAGGACCATCCTGATGGCCAAGGCTCAGACCTCCAGGTTGAATGTGCCACACCATATAGTTACCTTTAGGGAGGTGGTCGGTGCTGACCTTGATGAAATTGTCGGGATGGGAGAGAAGAGGATGGCCTGTTCTTATTGCGGTGTTTTCAGAAGAAGATGTTTGAACATAAAGGCCAGGGAGATCGGGGCCTCGTTCCTCGCTACTGGTCACAACCTTGACGATACGGCACAGTCCATATTGATGAACTTCATGAGGGGAGATGTCGAGAGGTTGGCAAGGATGGGGCCCCACATCAAAGTGCAGCCCGGACTGATACCGCGCCTAGAGCCTCTGAGGTCGGTGCCTGAAGGCGAGACGATGCTATTTGCCATGATCAACGATCTAGAGCATGCTGATGATGTGTGCCCATACGCAGGATCTGCGCTCAGGAACGAGTTCAGGGAGATCATAGATTCGATGGAGAGCAGGCACCCTGGCACAAGGCACAGCATTGTTGCAAGCTATGACTCGGTCAGGACGTGCCTGACAGAAAAATATCCACAGCCGTCGCTCCGTATGTGCTCGTGTGGTGAGCCGACATGCAACGTGAAGTGCATGGCGTGTGAGATGCTCGATAAATTGAACAAAGGAAGGGGTTTGTAA
- a CDS encoding nicotinate phosphoribosyltransferase — protein MVKFFAATDREVAEGRTTDIYFEHTLKVLEKKGLLGVDTVSEFTVGGLPDGWEWGVLCGTEEVIRLLEGKDIDLWGIPEGSVFKARTQEGIRTPILRIEGSYGEYCPFETPALGFICYSSGVATMSARCKLASGFRTVMSFGVRRMHPALAPVIDRSSYIGGCDSVSSIIGGETIRKDPTGTMPHALVLMMGDQRKAFEAFDELIDGKVRRVALIDTFSDEKAEAMIACESVKDLYAVRLDTPGSRRGDLADIIREVRWEMDLRGYGHVRIFVSGGLSDTDLPRLVKAGADGFGIGTSISNAPTIDFSMDIVEKAGHPLSKRGKCSGSKRTFRCNKCLEYSARTEGMEAPICHRCGTKMELFEVKLLERGRRVVSEESASDIRDRVIQQLRTLQGLAGG, from the coding sequence CTGGTGAAGTTCTTCGCGGCAACCGACAGGGAGGTGGCGGAAGGCCGCACCACTGACATTTATTTCGAGCACACATTGAAAGTGCTTGAGAAGAAGGGTCTCCTCGGGGTCGATACGGTCTCCGAGTTCACTGTCGGCGGATTGCCTGATGGATGGGAATGGGGGGTGCTGTGCGGGACTGAGGAGGTCATACGCCTCCTCGAGGGAAAGGACATCGACCTTTGGGGCATTCCAGAAGGGAGCGTGTTCAAGGCCAGGACCCAAGAGGGCATCAGGACACCGATCTTAAGGATCGAAGGTTCATATGGCGAATATTGCCCCTTTGAAACTCCAGCATTAGGTTTCATATGTTATAGCTCAGGGGTCGCAACTATGTCTGCAAGATGCAAGCTGGCCTCAGGTTTCAGGACGGTCATGTCCTTTGGGGTACGAAGGATGCATCCCGCGCTGGCCCCGGTCATAGATCGATCTTCATATATAGGTGGATGTGACAGCGTGTCCTCCATCATCGGTGGGGAAACGATCAGGAAGGACCCGACAGGGACAATGCCACATGCGCTGGTCTTAATGATGGGGGACCAGAGAAAAGCTTTCGAGGCATTTGACGAGCTCATCGATGGTAAAGTGAGAAGGGTGGCCCTCATCGACACATTCTCAGATGAAAAGGCCGAGGCTATGATCGCCTGTGAGTCTGTCAAGGACCTCTATGCAGTAAGACTTGACACACCTGGTTCTAGGAGAGGTGACCTGGCCGATATAATCAGGGAGGTGAGGTGGGAGATGGACCTAAGAGGGTATGGTCATGTGAGGATCTTCGTGTCGGGTGGCCTATCGGACACCGACCTCCCAAGATTGGTAAAGGCAGGTGCCGATGGTTTCGGGATAGGCACGAGCATATCGAACGCACCGACCATCGATTTCTCGATGGACATAGTAGAGAAGGCAGGCCATCCCCTCTCAAAACGCGGCAAGTGCTCAGGAAGTAAGAGAACGTTCCGTTGTAACAAATGTCTAGAATACAGCGCCAGAACGGAAGGGATGGAAGCCCCTATATGTCATCGCTGCGGGACTAAGATGGAGCTCTTCGAGGTGAAACTGCTTGAGAGAGGTCGAAGGGTCGTATCTGAAGAATCTGCCTCAGATATCAGAGACAGGGTAATTCAACAATTGAGAACATTGCAAGGGCTGGCGGGAGGATGA
- a CDS encoding DUF835 domain-containing protein has translation MNKLKKVLIVDDNQAIIEIVSEIITAAGFVPLSASGGIEALARIESDEPDLILLDVNMPDLDGYTVLRRLKEKGLTEKIKIIMLTSAIEVDTDIFGLQDVIDGYIRKPFNNAELEARLKEALSTPGEGQTSLPPEQAPKKIGGLSKFFKRGPRPEEIHTFGSKEMIRRSKKIYELKRGYAYLVKEVKPKKSFEIFVDQVTHDIQGLCVTRQHPSVIRKDWGLEKTPIIWLTNQLGKVYINPTNIGILGETITRFIEKSGDSVVLLDGIEFLIVNNDFERVLRMLHNITDAAMENRSRLIISIDPRTLHTKEMALLERNMEIIDDLAPGSSLNK, from the coding sequence GTGAACAAGCTGAAGAAGGTCCTTATCGTTGACGATAACCAGGCGATCATAGAGATCGTCTCAGAGATAATAACGGCCGCAGGTTTCGTTCCGCTTTCAGCGTCAGGAGGTATAGAGGCCTTGGCAAGGATCGAGAGCGATGAGCCCGACCTAATTCTCCTCGATGTGAACATGCCCGATCTGGATGGTTATACAGTCCTGCGCCGACTGAAGGAAAAAGGATTGACGGAGAAGATCAAGATCATAATGCTCACCTCTGCGATAGAGGTCGACACAGATATCTTTGGGCTCCAGGACGTCATCGACGGGTACATCAGGAAGCCCTTTAACAATGCAGAGCTCGAGGCAAGGCTCAAAGAGGCCCTCTCGACACCGGGAGAGGGGCAGACATCCCTTCCGCCAGAACAGGCACCTAAGAAGATAGGCGGACTTTCGAAATTCTTCAAGAGAGGGCCGAGACCAGAGGAGATCCACACGTTCGGATCGAAGGAAATGATCAGACGTTCGAAGAAGATCTACGAGCTGAAGAGGGGATATGCCTATCTTGTCAAGGAGGTCAAACCTAAGAAATCTTTTGAGATCTTCGTGGACCAGGTCACCCATGATATCCAAGGTCTATGTGTCACAAGGCAGCACCCATCTGTGATAAGGAAAGATTGGGGGCTTGAGAAGACACCTATAATCTGGCTGACGAACCAGTTAGGGAAGGTCTACATCAACCCTACGAACATCGGTATCCTCGGTGAGACCATAACGCGGTTCATTGAGAAGTCAGGCGATTCTGTTGTGCTTTTGGATGGCATCGAGTTCTTGATAGTAAACAACGATTTCGAAAGGGTACTTAGGATGCTCCACAACATCACGGATGCGGCCATGGAGAACCGCTCTCGATTGATAATATCCATTGATCCCAGGACGCTCCATACAAAAGAGATGGCGCTCTTAGAGAGGAACATGGAGATAATTGACGACCTGGCACCGGGGTCTTCTTTGAACAAATGA
- a CDS encoding OsmC family protein: MTMEEGEFLTGIELVKDYKFRVNFHNVKEGEIMMDEPEPLGGGDHPNAGKLLAAAVGNCLCASLTYCVRRHRAEMLSLSAEVSTTLARNERGRLRITNISVEMHPKVSDPSKLEKCKEMFEDFCIVTQSVKAGIQVDVRIDGPDGHEGER; this comes from the coding sequence ATGACAATGGAAGAGGGGGAGTTCCTGACGGGAATTGAGCTTGTGAAAGATTACAAATTCAGGGTAAACTTCCATAATGTCAAGGAAGGAGAGATCATGATGGATGAGCCAGAGCCGCTCGGCGGAGGTGACCATCCCAATGCAGGTAAGCTCCTCGCCGCGGCGGTCGGCAACTGCCTATGCGCCAGTCTGACATATTGTGTGAGAAGGCACAGGGCAGAGATGCTCTCATTGTCCGCTGAGGTCTCCACGACGCTCGCCCGTAATGAGAGAGGTAGGTTGAGGATAACCAACATCTCTGTCGAGATGCATCCCAAGGTATCAGACCCATCTAAATTGGAAAAGTGCAAGGAGATGTTCGAGGACTTTTGCATAGTCACTCAAAGCGTCAAGGCAGGTATCCAGGTGGATGTCAGGATCGACGGGCCTGATGGTCATGAGGGGGAAAGATGA
- a CDS encoding DNA topoisomerase I, whose amino-acid sequence MKRLIISEKSDAAARIAFILSGGTMKRKKLHGVQVFEFERDGDQYYVLGLRGHVIELDYSEEFNDWSKVDPKTLVYVEPEKRVTASNIVNAMKELAGDVDQIIIATDFDREGELIGLEAVKLLDFDMSDVKRARFSAFTKAEIEKAFKELTLPDHRLAESAECRQVVDLAWGAALTRFISLASGQMGNNFLSVGRVQSPTLSLIVDRDREIRNFVPTPYWNVTATFRKDGEFLGGHAGNPFWKEDEATEVFGKVNDARQGTVTSYKLETKEEYPIPPFNTTMFLAEANKLGIGASLAMKIAEDLYTSGFISYPRTDNTVYPRSLSLKFILEKLKESDLREEAEELLKQSQIRASRGKIETTDHPPIYPTEPATKKQLKGDKWVVYELIARRFLATVAPPARSETKDVVIEVEKEPFNVKGYRVIDPGWRKYYPYIRIGEALVPDMMIGDAVEVCNCNIEQKETRPPTRYTQGTLLQEMERLGLGTKSTRHEIIQKLYDRKYATGNDLVPTQSGIAVIEALEKHAKVITESKMTAHLEQDMDDIANGKTTVGEVVEESQDMLSDVLDIMERHKKEIGDDIRSALAEQHNLGKCPDCGGDLRVIRTKKGSEFIGCMNYPTCERTFRKPSGALVQPTQQLCEKCKLPMIKVIRRGSPMKVVCIDPECESNKDMDIVGKCPECGKDLKLLHSRAGKRFLGCSGYPDCKRTYPLPQYGSIIPTGETCPICNAPLFSMKGKGGWKFCPNMDCKENKRPKTLDTKLVNIEEDDGGAKKDVSLKKAASKKKAIVKGKEKDEVASKKKGSGIKTVKKKTVKRTE is encoded by the coding sequence ATGAAGAGGCTTATCATATCGGAGAAATCCGATGCTGCCGCCAGGATCGCTTTCATTTTATCAGGGGGCACCATGAAGCGAAAGAAGCTGCATGGGGTCCAGGTCTTCGAGTTTGAACGGGACGGTGATCAGTATTATGTTCTGGGCTTGAGGGGGCATGTGATAGAGCTCGATTATTCTGAAGAGTTCAACGATTGGAGCAAGGTGGACCCAAAGACCCTCGTCTATGTCGAACCTGAGAAACGTGTCACGGCCAGCAACATCGTAAATGCAATGAAGGAGCTCGCCGGTGATGTAGACCAGATCATCATCGCGACCGATTTTGACAGGGAGGGGGAGCTGATCGGATTAGAGGCGGTCAAGCTCTTGGATTTTGACATGTCGGATGTCAAACGGGCAAGGTTCTCAGCCTTCACAAAGGCAGAGATCGAGAAGGCATTCAAGGAGCTTACATTACCTGACCATCGCCTTGCCGAATCAGCGGAGTGCAGGCAGGTCGTGGACCTTGCCTGGGGGGCCGCGCTGACGAGGTTCATTTCCCTCGCATCGGGACAGATGGGCAATAATTTTCTGTCCGTCGGCAGGGTGCAAAGCCCTACGTTGAGCCTTATCGTGGACAGGGACCGGGAGATCAGGAACTTTGTCCCGACACCATATTGGAACGTGACCGCCACTTTCAGGAAGGACGGAGAGTTTTTGGGAGGTCACGCAGGGAATCCGTTCTGGAAAGAGGACGAGGCGACGGAGGTTTTTGGAAAGGTCAACGACGCCAGGCAGGGGACGGTCACAAGTTATAAGCTTGAGACCAAGGAAGAATACCCCATACCACCGTTCAACACGACGATGTTCTTGGCCGAGGCGAACAAGCTAGGCATCGGTGCAAGCCTTGCCATGAAGATAGCTGAAGACCTCTATACCTCTGGGTTCATATCCTACCCAAGGACAGACAATACCGTCTATCCTCGTTCCCTTTCGCTCAAGTTCATCCTTGAAAAGCTTAAAGAATCAGACCTGAGAGAAGAGGCGGAAGAGCTCCTCAAACAGTCCCAGATCAGGGCATCAAGGGGCAAGATAGAGACCACCGACCATCCGCCTATCTACCCCACCGAGCCTGCGACCAAGAAACAGCTCAAAGGGGACAAATGGGTGGTCTATGAGCTTATAGCAAGAAGGTTCCTGGCCACGGTCGCTCCCCCCGCGAGGTCTGAAACAAAGGATGTCGTCATCGAGGTGGAGAAGGAACCATTCAATGTCAAAGGGTATCGTGTGATCGACCCCGGCTGGCGAAAATACTATCCATACATCAGGATAGGCGAGGCGCTCGTACCGGACATGATGATCGGGGACGCTGTGGAGGTCTGTAATTGTAACATAGAGCAGAAGGAGACCCGTCCTCCTACAAGGTATACCCAAGGAACCCTGCTCCAAGAGATGGAACGGTTGGGCCTGGGCACAAAGAGCACCAGGCATGAGATAATCCAAAAGCTGTATGACAGGAAGTATGCGACCGGGAATGACCTGGTCCCGACCCAAAGCGGGATCGCGGTCATCGAAGCCTTGGAAAAACATGCGAAGGTCATAACAGAGAGCAAGATGACCGCGCATCTTGAGCAGGACATGGATGACATAGCAAATGGTAAAACGACGGTCGGAGAGGTCGTGGAAGAATCACAGGATATGCTCTCGGACGTGCTCGACATAATGGAGAGGCATAAGAAAGAGATCGGTGATGATATAAGGTCCGCCTTGGCCGAGCAGCACAATCTTGGTAAATGCCCGGACTGTGGTGGCGACCTGAGGGTCATAAGGACGAAAAAGGGCTCCGAGTTCATAGGTTGTATGAACTATCCAACATGCGAAAGGACGTTCAGGAAACCGTCAGGGGCCCTGGTCCAGCCTACCCAACAGCTATGCGAGAAATGTAAACTTCCGATGATCAAGGTCATCCGACGTGGAAGTCCTATGAAGGTCGTGTGCATAGACCCGGAATGCGAATCGAACAAGGATATGGACATAGTTGGAAAGTGTCCTGAGTGCGGAAAAGACCTGAAATTGTTGCATTCGAGGGCGGGGAAGAGGTTCCTGGGGTGCTCGGGATATCCTGATTGTAAGCGTACCTATCCACTGCCACAATATGGCTCAATAATTCCCACAGGGGAGACATGCCCCATCTGCAATGCCCCTCTGTTCAGCATGAAGGGGAAAGGAGGATGGAAGTTCTGCCCAAATATGGACTGCAAGGAGAACAAGAGACCGAAGACCTTGGACACGAAGTTGGTCAATATAGAGGAAGATGATGGGGGGGCGAAGAAGGACGTGTCCCTAAAGAAAGCGGCATCAAAGAAGAAGGCCATCGTAAAAGGAAAGGAAAAAGATGAGGTGGCATCCAAAAAGAAAGGCTCTGGAATTAAGACAGTTAAGAAAAAGACGGTGAAAAGGACCGAATGA
- a CDS encoding 50S ribosomal protein L40e — MARFKEADARLLNKMICMNCYARNAAKATRCRKCGYDHLRQKSKESRKA; from the coding sequence ATGGCACGCTTCAAGGAGGCCGATGCAAGGCTTCTTAACAAAATGATCTGCATGAACTGCTACGCACGCAACGCGGCAAAGGCAACCCGCTGCAGGAAATGCGGATACGATCACCTTCGCCAGAAGTCGAAGGAAAGCAGGAAGGCATGA
- a CDS encoding cobalamin biosynthesis protein P47K: MDMIVISGFLGSGKTTMILSTIGKVIETTKKKVVIIVNDFGNIGIDGKVMEKYGLSVTEMPSGCICCTLGSDFLETVRTVADKFSPDLVIVEPTGIADPSNIVDTMKLYRGPLGRLKIFVVVDAVRFPMIMKALANPLKNQLRSADVILINKIDEASASAVEEVRKNLEMLGYKKAVILASATAGTNLEEVVEAMVMQDDGR; encoded by the coding sequence ATGGACATGATCGTGATATCTGGATTCTTAGGTTCAGGCAAGACAACGATGATACTCTCGACGATCGGAAAGGTCATCGAGACGACGAAAAAGAAGGTCGTCATAATCGTCAATGATTTTGGTAACATCGGAATAGACGGCAAGGTGATGGAAAAATACGGGCTTTCGGTCACCGAGATGCCGAGCGGGTGCATATGTTGCACCCTGGGATCCGATTTTCTTGAAACCGTGAGGACGGTAGCTGATAAGTTCTCACCAGACCTTGTCATCGTCGAGCCTACTGGGATCGCCGACCCATCGAACATTGTGGACACAATGAAATTATACAGGGGTCCTTTGGGCCGATTGAAGATATTCGTAGTGGTGGACGCGGTGAGGTTCCCAATGATAATGAAGGCATTGGCCAACCCCCTGAAGAACCAATTAAGGTCCGCAGATGTGATCTTGATCAACAAGATCGATGAAGCCTCCGCGTCAGCCGTTGAGGAGGTGCGGAAGAACCTTGAAATGTTAGGATATAAGAAGGCAGTGATCCTGGCGTCCGCTACTGCAGGGACCAATCTGGAAGAAGTGGTTGAGGCGATGGTGATGCAAGATGATGGCCGATGA
- the eno gene encoding phosphopyruvate hydratase produces MTGSKITKVWAREVLDSRGNPTVEAEIWTSGLKVTAIAPSGASTGIHEAMEVRDGGRRYGGKGVTQAVENVRTKIAPKLIGMDVRKLALIDQAMIDLDGTENKSRLGGNAMTAVSFAAAKAGALVEGVELHEFLCMNSNVLPVPCMNVINGGKHAGSDLKFQEFMIVPCGMRSFSEALRTGVEVYHSLKNVLRRSYGPMAINVGDEGGFAPPLRTSREAMDMLLKAIEEAGYKPGKDVYLALDPAASEFYDKGLYEVDGKKRSPEEMIDYYQGLISDYPLISLEDPFEEEAFDTMSELTKRVGKKVQIVGDDIFVTNPKRIRMAIDAKAGNATLLKVNQIGTVTEAVHAAELSFESGYNVMVSHRSGESEDSTIADIAVALECGQLKTGAPARGERTSKYNRLLRIEENLGSSARFLGKDAFKGNN; encoded by the coding sequence ATGACCGGTAGCAAGATCACCAAGGTTTGGGCAAGGGAGGTCCTAGATTCACGAGGAAATCCGACGGTCGAGGCGGAAATCTGGACATCAGGATTGAAGGTCACGGCGATAGCCCCATCTGGGGCCTCCACAGGCATCCACGAGGCGATGGAAGTCAGGGACGGCGGAAGGAGATACGGAGGGAAAGGCGTCACTCAGGCGGTGGAGAACGTCCGGACGAAGATAGCGCCCAAGCTCATCGGGATGGATGTGAGAAAACTTGCTCTAATAGATCAGGCGATGATCGATCTGGACGGCACTGAGAACAAATCGAGGCTCGGCGGTAATGCGATGACGGCGGTCTCGTTCGCCGCCGCAAAGGCAGGAGCTCTGGTTGAAGGAGTAGAGCTTCATGAGTTCTTGTGTATGAACTCCAATGTACTTCCTGTACCGTGCATGAACGTCATCAACGGAGGAAAGCATGCCGGGTCCGATCTCAAATTCCAGGAATTCATGATAGTCCCTTGCGGTATGAGGTCTTTCTCCGAGGCGCTCAGGACGGGGGTGGAGGTATACCACTCCCTTAAAAACGTCCTAAGGAGGTCGTATGGCCCAATGGCCATCAACGTAGGGGATGAGGGGGGGTTCGCCCCGCCTTTGAGAACATCCCGTGAGGCGATGGACATGCTCCTGAAAGCAATTGAGGAAGCTGGTTACAAACCGGGAAAGGATGTTTATCTCGCCTTGGACCCAGCTGCGTCCGAGTTTTATGATAAAGGTTTGTACGAGGTAGATGGCAAGAAAAGGTCTCCTGAAGAGATGATCGATTATTATCAGGGGCTAATCAGCGATTATCCATTGATCAGCTTGGAGGACCCCTTCGAGGAGGAGGCGTTCGATACCATGTCCGAGCTCACCAAGAGGGTAGGAAAGAAGGTCCAGATCGTCGGCGATGACATTTTCGTGACCAATCCGAAGAGGATCAGGATGGCGATCGATGCAAAAGCTGGAAATGCGACATTGTTAAAGGTCAACCAGATAGGTACGGTGACCGAGGCCGTTCATGCAGCCGAGCTCTCATTCGAGTCTGGATACAATGTTATGGTGAGCCATCGGTCTGGAGAGAGCGAGGACAGCACCATCGCGGACATAGCGGTCGCCCTTGAGTGCGGACAGCTCAAGACCGGTGCCCCGGCAAGGGGGGAAAGGACATCTAAGTACAACAGGCTTCTACGCATAGAGGAGAACCTTGGAAGCAGTGCCAGGTTCCTAGGAAAGGATGCCTTCAAGGGTAATAATTAA
- a CDS encoding replication factor C small subunit, which translates to MQEIWIEKYRPKKLEDIIGQPEIVNRLKSYARSGNLPHLMFAGPAGTGKTTSALALARELYKEAWRDNFVELNASDERGIDVVRGKIKEFARTSPLGGASFKIIFLDEADALTPDAQAALRRTMERYSTNCRFILSCNYSSKIIEPIQSRCAVFRFRPVKADDVKMYLRKIAESEGIKVSDDALDALVHVGEGDMRKAVNSLQVAAASEREITLDVVYQTSGNARPEEIIKMLETALQGNFVEARALLDDILLNYGLSGSDIIKQIHKGFFDLSIPDEEKVKLIDKTGEVEFRIVEGSNERIQLESLLAYLVLVGSK; encoded by the coding sequence ATGCAGGAGATTTGGATAGAGAAATACAGGCCGAAGAAGCTGGAAGACATCATCGGACAGCCCGAGATAGTCAATAGGCTCAAATCATATGCGCGGTCTGGGAATCTTCCGCATCTCATGTTCGCTGGACCCGCTGGCACGGGAAAAACGACATCCGCGCTCGCCCTGGCACGTGAACTCTATAAAGAAGCTTGGAGAGATAACTTCGTGGAGCTGAACGCCTCGGACGAAAGGGGCATAGATGTGGTAAGGGGGAAGATCAAAGAGTTCGCAAGGACGTCACCGTTAGGAGGAGCATCCTTTAAAATAATATTCCTGGATGAAGCTGATGCCCTGACCCCCGATGCCCAAGCGGCGCTCAGAAGGACGATGGAGAGATATAGTACCAACTGCCGCTTCATTCTATCATGCAATTACTCCTCAAAGATAATTGAGCCCATACAATCCAGGTGTGCGGTATTCAGGTTCAGGCCCGTCAAGGCGGACGATGTAAAGATGTATCTCAGGAAGATCGCGGAGAGCGAGGGGATCAAAGTTAGCGATGATGCCCTTGACGCTCTTGTTCATGTCGGTGAGGGGGATATGAGGAAGGCGGTAAACTCTTTGCAGGTCGCCGCGGCCTCAGAGAGGGAGATAACGCTCGACGTGGTGTACCAGACAAGCGGTAACGCTAGACCGGAAGAGATCATCAAGATGCTTGAGACCGCATTACAAGGTAACTTCGTCGAGGCGAGGGCCCTTTTGGACGATATCCTCCTGAACTATGGTCTGAGCGGATCAGATATCATCAAGCAGATCCACAAGGGTTTCTTTGACCTGAGCATCCCAGATGAAGAGAAGGTAAAATTGATCGATAAGACCGGAGAGGTGGAGTTCCGCATAGTGGAAGGCAGTAATGAAAGGATACAGCTCGAATCGCTATTAGCATATCTGGTATTGGTCGGGAGTAAGTAA
- a CDS encoding serine hydroxymethyltransferase — translation MMEDALWIKEQVKEHNKWFEESIPLIASENLMSPLAKEMMISDFHDRYAEGLPGKRYYRGNIYVDKVELKCIELAQRIFRCRFADVRPISGTVANMAALFALTQPGETITCTSLDHGAHISTAKFGAVGFRGVNTVTYPFNTKDMVIDVDGARKLLLEQRPKVAQFGLSVFLFPAPLKELQDTFQEIGCTVWYDGAHVLGLIAGGQFQDPLHEGANILTASTHKTFPGPNHGIVLGHNMSEELEKKMSSAVFPGVTSSHHLHAMAALAITLAEWEIYGNDYARQVCKNAKALGQALYELGMDVLCEHKGFTESHTIAVNVAAHGGGNQASIDLESANIITNKNMLPGDTSAIKPSGIRLGVQELTRVGMRESEMKEVANLIYRVVVKKEKPEHVKNDVKALKKNFTKVQYCIGAGAEAYKFHELL, via the coding sequence ATGATGGAAGACGCCCTCTGGATTAAGGAACAGGTAAAGGAGCACAACAAATGGTTCGAAGAGTCGATACCTCTGATCGCCTCAGAGAACCTCATGAGCCCCCTGGCAAAGGAAATGATGATCTCGGACTTCCACGACCGCTACGCTGAGGGACTTCCCGGAAAGCGCTACTACCGAGGTAATATCTACGTTGACAAGGTAGAATTGAAGTGCATTGAACTGGCACAAAGGATCTTCAGATGCAGGTTTGCAGACGTCAGACCCATATCTGGAACCGTGGCGAACATGGCCGCACTGTTCGCCCTTACCCAGCCGGGAGAGACCATCACCTGCACCTCATTGGACCATGGGGCCCACATATCGACAGCAAAGTTCGGGGCCGTCGGTTTCCGCGGGGTCAATACTGTGACGTACCCTTTCAACACAAAGGACATGGTCATCGACGTGGACGGGGCCAGAAAACTGCTACTTGAGCAGAGGCCAAAGGTCGCCCAGTTCGGGCTCTCAGTATTCCTTTTCCCTGCCCCGCTCAAGGAGCTTCAGGACACATTCCAGGAGATTGGTTGCACCGTCTGGTATGATGGGGCCCATGTCCTCGGTCTTATTGCTGGCGGTCAATTCCAGGACCCTCTGCACGAAGGGGCGAATATCCTAACGGCCTCCACCCATAAGACCTTCCCAGGACCGAACCATGGCATTGTTCTCGGCCACAATATGTCCGAAGAGCTGGAAAAGAAAATGAGCTCTGCCGTTTTCCCAGGGGTAACGTCAAGTCATCACCTCCACGCCATGGCCGCCCTCGCCATAACCCTCGCAGAGTGGGAGATCTATGGAAATGACTATGCAAGACAGGTGTGCAAGAATGCAAAGGCGCTCGGCCAAGCATTGTACGAGCTGGGCATGGATGTGCTATGCGAGCACAAAGGATTCACAGAGTCGCACACGATAGCGGTCAATGTCGCTGCCCACGGTGGAGGGAATCAGGCATCGATCGACCTTGAGAGCGCCAACATAATCACGAACAAGAACATGTTGCCTGGCGACACCAGCGCCATTAAACCAAGCGGGATAAGGTTGGGCGTCCAGGAGCTCACCCGTGTCGGGATGAGGGAGAGCGAGATGAAAGAGGTCGCCAATCTGATATACCGTGTCGTCGTCAAGAAGGAAAAGCCCGAGCATGTCAAGAACGACGTCAAGGCCTTGAAGAAGAACTTCACGAAGGTCCAATATTGTATAGGAGCTGGAGCAGAGGCCTATAAGTTCCACGAGCTGCTCTGA
- a CDS encoding Lrp/AsnC family transcriptional regulator — MTTALDEKDMAILAELMKDARRSTKAIAKDLNIPRATVHERIKRMLDRGIIKGFTVLPDYIKLGEPVTAFILVSFLPNSSVSQREVAQRIAMLEGVQEVHLISGEHDIIIKVRGRSMESIGSLVIDKLRAIPGVGKTLTMASFTTIKDI, encoded by the coding sequence ATGACGACAGCGCTAGATGAAAAAGACATGGCCATCCTGGCAGAGCTGATGAAAGATGCCAGAAGGAGCACAAAGGCCATAGCCAAGGACCTGAACATTCCGAGGGCCACGGTCCATGAAAGGATAAAAAGGATGCTCGACAGGGGCATCATAAAGGGATTCACGGTATTGCCAGATTATATAAAGCTTGGCGAACCGGTCACAGCCTTCATCCTCGTCTCCTTCCTTCCGAACAGCTCAGTGTCGCAAAGGGAGGTAGCGCAAAGGATAGCCATGCTCGAGGGCGTTCAAGAGGTCCACCTTATTTCTGGGGAGCACGATATAATCATAAAGGTGAGGGGAAGGTCCATGGAGAGCATCGGTTCATTGGTCATTGATAAGTTGAGGGCCATTCCAGGAGTGGGCAAGACCTTGACGATGGCATCCTTCACGACGATAAAGGATATCTGA